TGGCGGCGATCGCGGCGTTGACGGCGTCGAGCCAGGCGTCGCCGTGCCGCCAGGCGGCCACGTGCGCCAGCACGCCGAGGTAGCTCGCGCCGTAGCGGGCCTCGAGCGGGATCTGCTCGACGAGCGCGGCGGACGCCGGGCCCGCGACCACGAGGCCGGCCTTGAGCCCGGCCAGGTTGTAGGCCTTGCTGGCCGAGGTGACCACGAAGCCGCGCTCGGCCACGGCGAGGTAGGGGGTGAACCGCGTGCCCTCGGGCACGAGCAGGCCGTGGATCTCGTCGACCACGACGGTCGCCCCCGCGGCGTCGGCCACGGCCGCGGCCCCGCGCAGCTCGTCGGCGGTGTGCACGGTGCCGGTGGGGTTGTGCGGGCTGCACAGCAGCAGCGCGGTGGCGTCGGGTTCCGCCAGCGCCGCGGCCACGGCGTCGAGGTCGAGCCGGTCGTCCGGGCCGAGCGGCACAGGGACGACGCGGCGTCCCATGGCGGCGGTGAACTCCAGCAGCGGCGGGTACACGGGCGCGGGCACCACGACCGCGTCGCCGGGCCGCGTGACGAGGCGGAGCACCTCGCGCACCCCGGCCAGCACGTCGGCGACCACGCAGGTGGCCGCCGGGTCCGGGGCCCAGCCCCAGTGCCGGGCGGCGGCCTCGGAGAAGGCCTCGGCGTAGGAGGTGTCCATCGGCGGGTAGCCGGTGTCGCCCCGGGACATGGCGGCGCAGACGGCGTCCACGACGGCCGGGGCGGGCAGCGCGTCCATCTCCGCGACCCACAGCGGCAGCACGTCCGGGCCGTAGCGGGTCCACTTCACCGAGCCGCGGGTGCGCAGCTCGGCCAGGCTCAGCTGCTCGAACGGCTCGGCCGGGCCGGACGGCTCGGGCGGTGCGGCGGGATCGGGCGGGATGCTCACGGCGCGATCCTGGCACCTCCGTGCCGGCGCGACGTGACTGGTGGAAGGGTCGCGTCCCGGCGCTGGATGCGACCGTTCCCCCGTGAACCGCGCGGGTCGGGGGAGCGGGGTCGGCGGGCGACGGTTTGGGGCCCGGCCGCGGCCGCGGGTAGTCTGGGCCCCCACGCCGCCCGGCCGGGCGGGGCCCGCCGGGTCCCGCGGTGCCGGGCTCGTGACGCGTCAACCCTCCTGCCACGGAGAGACCGTGGCCGCTGAGTCCAGAGGAGGTGGGTATCGCATGCGTCGCTACGAGGTCATGGTGATCCTCGACCCCGATCTCGAGGAGCGCACCGTCGCCCCGAGTCTCGACACGTTCCTCAACGTGGTGAAGCAGGACGGCGGTTCCGTCGACAAGGTCGACATCTGGGGCCGTCGCCGTCTGTCCTTCGAGATCAACAAGAAGGCCGAGGGCATCTACGCCGTCCTCGACCTCACCTGCAACCCCGCCGCGGTGCAGGAGCTCGACCGCCAGCTCAACCTCAACGAGGCCGTGCTGCGCACCAAGGTCATGCGGCCCGAGGCCCACTGACCCCTCGCACCGTGCGACGCGCGGCCGGCATCCCCCGGCTCCGCGCGTCGTCCACAGTCCGCGCGAGCGCTCCCTTCCGGGGAGTCGGAGCGCACCCGTAAGGTCCGGCCCACCAACGTCGAGCCCCCACACTCCCTGAGGCGGTCAGCACATGGCAGCAGGCGACATCCAGATCACCGTCGTCGGGAACCTCACCAACGACCCGGAGCTGAGGTTCACCCCCAGCGGCGCGGCCGTGGCGAGCTTCACGATCGCGTCGAACTCCCGCTACCTGGACAAGCAGACCAACGAGTGGAAGGACGGCGAGCCCGTCTTCATGCGGTGCTCGGTGTGGCGGCAGTACGCCGAGAACGTCGCCGAGTCCCTCACCCGGGGCACCCGGGTGATCGCCACCGGCCGGCTCAAGCAGCGCAGCTACGAGACCCGTGAGGGCGAGAAGCGCACGGTGCTCGAGATGGAGGTCGACGACGTCGGCCCCGCGCTGCGCACGGCGACCGCCAAGGTCACCAAGGTCGCCCGCTCCGGCGGCGGCTTCGGCGGCGACTCGGGCGGCTTCGGCGGCGCGAGCGGTGGCGGCGCCTCCGACTCCGACCCGTGGGCCAGCCAGCCCGGAGGCCAGTCCTCCGGCGGCGGCGCCTGGGGCGGCGGCGGTGGTGGCGGCGCGTCCTACGACGAGCCCCCGTTCTAGCCGGACCTGCTCCACCCCGCGGCCGCTGCGGCCGCACCCACCCGTCCGACCCCATCCCGGCGCCGACGCCGGGCTCCCACGACAAGGAGCACCACGATGGCCAAGCCTGTTCTTCGCAAGCCGAAGAAGAAGGTCTGCGTCTTCTGCAAGGAGAAGATCGCGCACGTCGACTACAAGGACACCGCTCTGCTGCGCAAGTACATCTCGGACCGCGGCAAGATCCGGGCCCGTCGCGTGAGCGGCAACTGCACCCAGCACCAGCGCGACGTCGCGACCGCGGTCAAGAACGCCCGCGAGATGGCGCTGCTGCCCTACACCTCGACCGCCCGCTGAGGAAGGAGGCGACCACCATGAAGCTCATCCTGACCCAGGACGTGAACGGACTCGGCGCCCCCGGCGACGTGGTCGAGGTCAAGGACGGCTACGGCCGCAACTACCTGCTCCCGCGCGGTCTGGCGACCCCGTGGACCAAGGGCGGGGAGAAGCAGGTCGCGCAGATCAAGCGCGCCCGCTCGGTCCGTGAGGTCCGCGACGTCGAGGCCGCCACGGCGATCAAGCAGTCCCTCGAGGGGCTCAAGGTCACGCTCACGGCGCGCTCCGGCGAGACCGGCCGGCTCTTCGGCGCGGTCACGGTGGCCGACGTCGTCGAGGCGATCACCGCCGCCGGCGGCCCCGCCGTCGACAAGCGCAAGGTCACCATCGTCGCGCCGATCAAGACCGTCGGCGCGCACAAGGTCGAGGTGCGCGTGCACCCCGAGGCGCTCGCCTCGGTCACCGTCGACGTGGTGCGCGCCTAGCACCCGCGACGACGACAGCACGAGGACGGCCGGCCCCGCAGGGGCCGGCCGTCCTGCTGTTTCAGAGCTGCGTCGGAGCTGGGTCGGTGCCGTGTCAGAGCAGGGTGCGCAGGTGGGCCAGCACGCCCGGTGTCGCGGCCTGCACCATCGCGAGCACCTCCTCGAAGTCCGAGTCGTCGCCGTAGTAGGGGTCCGGGACGTCGAGCGCGGCGTCCGCGCGCCCGGCGAGGGCCGGGTCGAAGGTGCGGTAGCGGCGCACGTCGGAGTCCGGGGCCAGCCGGCGCAGCGCCTGCTCGTGGCCGGAGTCCATGGCCAGCAGCAGGTCGGGGGCGTCGTCCTCGTCGAACCAGTCGCCGGTGATCTGGCGCACCCGGTGCCCGGCGGCGTCGTAGCCGTGGCGCGCGAGCACGGCGCGGGCCCGGCGGTCGGCGCCCTCGCCCACGTGCCAGCCGCCGATCCCGGCGGAGTCCACGAGCACGGCGTGGCCGAGGCCGGCGCGCTCGACGGCGTCGCGCAGCACCACCTCGCCGATCGGCGAGCGGCAGATGTTGCCGCTGCACACCACGGTCACCCGCACCTGCTGCCCCGCACCGCTCATGCGGTCGATCCTGCCGTGCCGCTCGGGCGCAGCCAGGCCCCGCCCCGGGCGCGGAGGCCCAGCAGCGCGGCGCGCACCACCATGAACCAGGTGATTGCCCACCACAGGGCGACGACGCCGAGGCCGAGGTGGAGCACCAGCCAGGCGGCGGGCAGGAACGCCACGAGCATCACCGTGCCGGCGATCGCGAGCCAGCGGCCGTCGCCGGCGCCGATGAGGACGCCGTCGAGCACGAACACCGGCACCACCAGCGGCTGCTGCAGCGCGCCGACGAGCAGCGACGCGGTGATGAGGCCGCGCACGACCGGGTCGGCCGTGAAGGCGTCGGGCAGCCAGGGGGCCAGCACGAGCAGCAGCAGCCCCAGGCCGACCCCCACGACCACGCCGAGGCGCACGAGCCGGCCGGTGACCGCGCGCGCCCCGGCCGCGTCGCCGGCGCCGAGGTAGCGCCCGAGCAGCGCCATCCCGGCGATGGCGAGCGCGTCCGCGGCCAGCGCGAGCAGGATCCAGACCTGGAAGCTCACGTGGTAGGCGGCGAGGTCGGCGTCGCCGGTGCGCGCGGCGACGGCGGCCGCCACGACGTAGACGGCGCGGAGCACGACCGTGCGCCACAGCAGCGGGGTGCCGGTGCGGGCCGCCGCCAGCAGGCCGGCACCCGAGGGGTGCGGGCGCACCCCGTGCCGGCGGGCCACCCGGACCACCACGACGGTGTAGGCGATCGCCTGGACCCACTCGGCCACGGCCGTGGCGACGGCCGACCCCCCGATGCCCCGGTGCAGCCCGAGCACGAGGGTCACCGCGAGCACGGCGTTGACCCCCACGGCCAGCAGCGTGACGAGCAGTGTGGTGCGGGTGTCCTGCAGGCCGCGCAGCACCCCGACGCCGGCCAGCGCCACGAGCGCCGCCGGGAAGCCGAGGGCCACCACGCGCAGGTAGGTCACGGCGAAGGGCGCGACCTCGTCGGAGGCGCCGAACGCGTGCACCACCGGGTCGGCCCACAGCCAGGTGGCCGCGCCCAGGACGACGCCGAGCAGCAGGCCGAGGCCCATGCCCTCGACGCCCTCGCCCACGGCGGCGTCCCAGCGGCCCTCGCCGAGGCGACGCGCCACCGACCCGGTGGTGGCGTACGCGAGGAACACGCACAGGCCCACCACGAGCGAGCTCAGCGTCGAGGCCGCCCCGAGCCCCGCGAGCGGCAGCACTCCGAGGGTGCCCACGATGGCGGCGTCGACGAGCACGTACAGCGGCTGCGCCACGAGCGCGCCGAGTGCGGGGACGGCCAGGCGGGCGATCTCGCGCAACGAG
This genomic interval from Frankiales bacterium contains the following:
- a CDS encoding MATE family efflux transporter; amino-acid sequence: MAAVDDARDPDLLAAEPLAGEPLLAGARESGVPGPDPGTGAPQGSLREIARLAVPALGALVAQPLYVLVDAAIVGTLGVLPLAGLGAASTLSSLVVGLCVFLAYATTGSVARRLGEGRWDAAVGEGVEGMGLGLLLGVVLGAATWLWADPVVHAFGASDEVAPFAVTYLRVVALGFPAALVALAGVGVLRGLQDTRTTLLVTLLAVGVNAVLAVTLVLGLHRGIGGSAVATAVAEWVQAIAYTVVVVRVARRHGVRPHPSGAGLLAAARTGTPLLWRTVVLRAVYVVAAAVAARTGDADLAAYHVSFQVWILLALAADALAIAGMALLGRYLGAGDAAGARAVTGRLVRLGVVVGVGLGLLLLVLAPWLPDAFTADPVVRGLITASLLVGALQQPLVVPVFVLDGVLIGAGDGRWLAIAGTVMLVAFLPAAWLVLHLGLGVVALWWAITWFMVVRAALLGLRARGGAWLRPSGTAGSTA
- the ssb gene encoding single-stranded DNA-binding protein, whose protein sequence is MAAGDIQITVVGNLTNDPELRFTPSGAAVASFTIASNSRYLDKQTNEWKDGEPVFMRCSVWRQYAENVAESLTRGTRVIATGRLKQRSYETREGEKRTVLEMEVDDVGPALRTATAKVTKVARSGGGFGGDSGGFGGASGGGASDSDPWASQPGGQSSGGGAWGGGGGGGASYDEPPF
- a CDS encoding 30S ribosomal protein S6 translates to MRRYEVMVILDPDLEERTVAPSLDTFLNVVKQDGGSVDKVDIWGRRRLSFEINKKAEGIYAVLDLTCNPAAVQELDRQLNLNEAVLRTKVMRPEAH
- a CDS encoding low molecular weight phosphotyrosine protein phosphatase gives rise to the protein MSGAGQQVRVTVVCSGNICRSPIGEVVLRDAVERAGLGHAVLVDSAGIGGWHVGEGADRRARAVLARHGYDAAGHRVRQITGDWFDEDDAPDLLLAMDSGHEQALRRLAPDSDVRRYRTFDPALAGRADAALDVPDPYYGDDSDFEEVLAMVQAATPGVLAHLRTLL
- a CDS encoding aminotransferase class I/II-fold pyridoxal phosphate-dependent enzyme; protein product: MDALPAPAVVDAVCAAMSRGDTGYPPMDTSYAEAFSEAAARHWGWAPDPAATCVVADVLAGVREVLRLVTRPGDAVVVPAPVYPPLLEFTAAMGRRVVPVPLGPDDRLDLDAVAAALAEPDATALLLCSPHNPTGTVHTADELRGAAAVADAAGATVVVDEIHGLLVPEGTRFTPYLAVAERGFVVTSASKAYNLAGLKAGLVVAGPASAALVEQIPLEARYGASYLGVLAHVAAWRHGDAWLDAVNAAIAANAEHLGRLLAEHLPQVGYRPPQATYLAWLDVSALGLGEDPAETLVERAGVALSSGLPFGPGGEQHVRLNLAASRATLATAVERIAAALA
- the rpsR gene encoding 30S ribosomal protein S18, which translates into the protein MAKPVLRKPKKKVCVFCKEKIAHVDYKDTALLRKYISDRGKIRARRVSGNCTQHQRDVATAVKNAREMALLPYTSTAR
- a CDS encoding 50S ribosomal protein L9; this translates as MKLILTQDVNGLGAPGDVVEVKDGYGRNYLLPRGLATPWTKGGEKQVAQIKRARSVREVRDVEAATAIKQSLEGLKVTLTARSGETGRLFGAVTVADVVEAITAAGGPAVDKRKVTIVAPIKTVGAHKVEVRVHPEALASVTVDVVRA